The following coding sequences lie in one Enterococcus sp. 9E7_DIV0242 genomic window:
- the rpe gene encoding ribulose-phosphate 3-epimerase, protein MKIAPSILSADFANLARDIQLVEKLGADYIHVDVMDGQFVPNITLGPNIVSAIRPVTKLPLDVHLMIQQPENFIEAFAKAGADIITVHQEATPHIHRAMQMIKAAGVKAGVVINPGTPLSAIEEVLDLADLVLIMTVNPGFGGQSFIDSQLSKIAQLKALRAEHGYSYEIEVDGGIVPETAEKCKEAGADVFVAGSYIYNAEDPKERIDALRAVLDK, encoded by the coding sequence ATGAAAATTGCGCCATCGATTTTAAGTGCAGATTTTGCTAATTTAGCCAGAGATATCCAATTGGTAGAAAAATTGGGTGCAGACTATATCCATGTGGATGTGATGGATGGACAGTTTGTTCCAAATATTACCTTAGGCCCTAATATTGTTTCAGCGATTCGTCCAGTGACGAAGCTGCCGTTGGATGTTCATTTAATGATTCAACAGCCGGAGAACTTCATCGAAGCATTTGCGAAAGCGGGAGCAGACATCATCACAGTGCATCAGGAAGCAACACCGCATATTCATCGTGCCATGCAGATGATTAAAGCGGCTGGTGTAAAAGCAGGTGTGGTCATCAATCCGGGAACGCCGCTTTCAGCGATTGAAGAGGTACTGGATCTGGCAGATTTAGTATTGATCATGACCGTGAATCCAGGCTTCGGCGGCCAAAGCTTTATTGATAGTCAGTTAAGCAAGATTGCACAATTGAAGGCTTTGAGAGCAGAACATGGCTATAGCTATGAAATCGAAGTAGATGGTGGTATTGTTCCTGAAACAGCTGAAAAATGTAAAGAAGCCGGAGCCGATGTGTTTGTGGCAGGTTCTTATATTTACAATGCAGAAGATCCGAAAGAGCGGATCGATGCACTGAGAGCTGTGTTGGACAAGTGA